The DNA region GATGCGGAGTAATGTCTACCAGTTCGGGAAGTTGATTGAGGATGTGACAGCCCATGGCACAACAAAATACACAATCAAGGGTGTGGCAAGAATCTATGAAATGGCACTGATGCCAGAATACCAGGACCTGCTCACGACAAACTCAAATCTAACTGGTAAAAAAATCAACAGGTACCTTTCAGTGATGGAGAATAGAGATGATGCCATTGCAAACATCAAAATCAAGCGGTTGATGTTCCAGCAAACAGGGACTTGCACTGGTGGCAGATGTGTTGGCTGGAGCGGCATCAATGCACTCTGGGCAACCACATATGAAATTGATAAAAAGTATGGAACTGACTACCATGGAAGATTTAAGAAATGGCTGGCGTATGCTCAGGAAAATGACCTGGCAATTGCAGGTGCAATTACAGATGCAAAGGGCAACAGGGCATTCTCACCAGGCCAGCAAGAAGACAAGGATGCATACCTTCATGTGGTTGAGAAGCGGAGCAACGGTGTCGTAGTAAGGGGTGCAAAGGTGATGATTTCAGGTGCTGTTGCCTCCAACGAGTTGATTGTGATGCCAACCACTGGTCTCAAAGAGGATGAGAAGGAATATGCAATCGCCTTTGCAATTCCAAGGGATGCGGAAAATCTCGTGTTGATAGAAAACAGGCGGACTGGAGATACAAGGAAACTTGAGGAGGGTTTTGACAAGGGTTGTGAAAAAGGCGGTGTTTCTGAAAGCTGGATTTTCTTTAACGATGTTTTTGTTCCAGAAGACAGAATTTTCTTCATGGATACTCCTGAGTTTGCTGGCCCTTGCGTGATGCGATTTGCTGCCTGTGAGCGGAGTACAATGG from Thermoplasmata archaeon includes:
- a CDS encoding 4-hydroxyphenylacetate 3-hydroxylase N-terminal domain-containing protein, whose amino-acid sequence is MKTAEEYIESIKKMRSNVYQFGKLIEDVTAHGTTKYTIKGVARIYEMALMPEYQDLLTTNSNLTGKKINRYLSVMENRDDAIANIKIKRLMFQQTGTCTGGRCVGWSGINALWATTYEIDKKYGTDYHGRFKKWLAYAQENDLAIAGAITDAKGNRAFSPGQQEDKDAYLHVVEKRSNGVVVRGAKVMISGAVASNELIVMPTTGLKEDEKEYAIAFAIPRDAENLVLIENRRTGDTRKLEEGFDKGCEKGGVSESWIFFNDVFVPEDRIFFMDTPEFAGPCVMRFAACERSTMGGCVAGQGDIKIASAVAMAHINGLGSKPFNEKLTKMGVMNETLFGCGAAACALGKKHESGAFFPDFLLSSVTKVHVATLPYEQSVICQDIAGGIGEVGCVPSYQDFTHPELGKLVKKYCRARASAESRLKIARLIEYTTMGLGVPGCMHGGGSADAAKLVIRRTLDFDGFYLELAKKLADVSEDIKVKEEKKK